From Lujinxingia vulgaris, a single genomic window includes:
- a CDS encoding M64 family metallopeptidase encodes MHRLYRWPLIALAALALNACVEDIDDGSTLQVRSASPAEAGEELGMDEGATVELSAEAREARVVIFDAILGSNPASPPSVEVARVVDTPLFVDDDAHDTDTHWITRARIEDAQGTSIWSERVNSLFQLLEFLNLLLAQQATVDLNANQVYALVRAQYPPLTQFATRVPTGVEGAQDYILELAQPDGSWVELGRFPIDELLEQAEPNSVDGEVDTIVESGPADDRMDIVILADGYTEEERALFEGDAQAVAERILLTSPFNEHRDLFNVHSVWTPSSESGAGYDCRFGQTECEGRLRDTVFETTFVIPAVADIFNIDIGEVSDRVALPIQVGRMFEAAALAQYDEIVLLSNTRKVSGFAGVYVSLVTTYDNRQSFPDTVVHELGHTLGMLGDEYMVDGDPCFFNEPFIPLPANIDELNEGEPLSWEAWVSEDAPLPTPPNQANTHPVGAYERAYNCEFLVRPSYECMMKDSGDDFCPVCAEQMVRRFYSGVDPTPNEAIQVERISPGIIEARVPRRDAPGRYAVTWYLGEREVGQGARLRLGGASFTGAESQGWVELRAEVTNTTAFLASEHPAINDEFTLWVKREDAP; translated from the coding sequence ATGCATCGACTTTACCGCTGGCCCCTGATCGCCCTCGCCGCCCTGGCGCTCAACGCCTGTGTCGAAGATATCGACGATGGCTCCACCCTCCAGGTGCGCAGCGCCTCCCCCGCGGAGGCCGGCGAAGAGCTGGGCATGGACGAAGGCGCCACCGTGGAGCTGAGCGCGGAGGCGCGCGAAGCGCGCGTGGTGATCTTCGACGCCATCCTGGGGAGCAACCCCGCATCGCCTCCCTCGGTGGAGGTCGCCCGGGTGGTCGATACACCACTCTTTGTCGATGACGACGCCCACGATACCGATACCCACTGGATCACCCGCGCGCGCATCGAAGATGCGCAGGGAACCTCGATCTGGTCGGAGCGGGTCAACAGCCTCTTTCAACTGCTGGAGTTTTTAAACCTGCTCCTCGCTCAGCAGGCCACCGTCGACCTCAACGCCAACCAGGTCTACGCGCTGGTGCGCGCGCAGTATCCGCCGCTGACGCAATTTGCCACGCGCGTTCCCACCGGCGTTGAGGGCGCACAGGACTACATCCTGGAGCTTGCGCAGCCCGACGGGAGCTGGGTTGAGCTGGGGCGTTTTCCCATCGACGAGCTTCTGGAACAGGCCGAGCCCAACAGCGTCGATGGCGAGGTCGACACCATCGTGGAGAGCGGCCCGGCCGACGATCGCATGGACATTGTGATCCTGGCCGACGGCTACACCGAAGAGGAGCGTGCCCTCTTTGAAGGCGACGCCCAGGCGGTGGCCGAGCGCATCCTGCTGACCTCGCCATTTAATGAGCACCGCGACCTTTTCAACGTGCACAGCGTCTGGACGCCCAGCAGCGAGTCGGGCGCCGGCTACGACTGCCGCTTCGGCCAGACCGAATGCGAGGGGCGCCTTCGGGACACCGTCTTTGAGACGACCTTTGTGATCCCGGCGGTGGCCGACATCTTCAACATCGACATTGGCGAGGTCTCCGATCGGGTGGCGCTGCCCATTCAGGTGGGCCGGATGTTTGAGGCTGCGGCGCTGGCGCAGTACGACGAGATCGTGCTCCTCTCCAACACACGCAAAGTCTCGGGCTTTGCCGGCGTCTACGTCTCGCTGGTGACCACCTACGACAACCGCCAGAGCTTCCCGGATACGGTCGTGCACGAGCTCGGTCACACCCTGGGGATGCTGGGCGATGAGTATATGGTCGACGGCGACCCGTGCTTCTTCAATGAGCCCTTCATCCCGCTGCCGGCCAACATCGACGAGCTCAATGAGGGCGAGCCCTTAAGCTGGGAGGCCTGGGTGAGCGAAGATGCGCCGCTGCCCACGCCGCCCAATCAGGCCAACACACACCCTGTGGGGGCCTATGAGCGCGCCTACAACTGCGAGTTTCTCGTGCGCCCGAGCTACGAGTGCATGATGAAAGACAGCGGTGACGACTTCTGCCCGGTGTGCGCCGAGCAGATGGTGCGCCGCTTTTACTCCGGGGTCGATCCCACCCCCAATGAGGCGATTCAGGTCGAGCGCATCTCACCGGGCATCATTGAGGCGCGCGTGCCGCGGCGCGACGCACCGGGACGCTACGCGGTGACCTGGTACCTGGGAGAGCGCGAGGTTGGCCAGGGAGCCCGGCTGCGCCTGGGGGGCGCGAGCTTCACAGGAGCGGAGAGCCAGGGCTGGGTGGAGCTGCGCGCGGAAGTCACCAACACCACCGCCTTTCTGGCCAGCGAGCACCCGGCGATCAACGACGAGTTCACGCTGTGGGTAAAACGGGAAGACGCACCGTAA
- a CDS encoding response regulator has product MESRRKVMILDENILDVMEVEQSLQGGGGYEVVHLATPNGALSKIEYERPEILLIDVAMNRLNIDDLLGTLRASVDYDEMVIVAYSDMDADRLQQFCVDNEINGYFCKSMDVSQIGDFLDKFYEY; this is encoded by the coding sequence ATGGAGTCTCGTCGCAAAGTGATGATTCTCGATGAAAACATCCTCGACGTGATGGAGGTTGAGCAGAGCCTCCAGGGGGGCGGAGGATATGAGGTGGTGCATCTGGCCACCCCCAACGGAGCGCTCTCGAAGATCGAATACGAGCGCCCGGAGATTTTGTTGATCGACGTGGCGATGAATCGCCTTAACATCGACGACCTGCTCGGGACGCTGCGCGCTTCGGTGGACTACGATGAGATGGTGATCGTGGCCTACAGCGATATGGACGCCGACCGTCTTCAGCAGTTCTGTGTGGACAATGAGATCAACGGCTACTTCTGCAAGTCGATGGATGTCTCGCAGATCGGCGACTTCCTCGATAAGTTTTACGAGTACTGA
- a CDS encoding NAD(P)/FAD-dependent oxidoreductase — MNQSKSKRLRVGDLRVDFQSDESELRAQAAKKLGVSPSDIEEVEILKRSLDARGRPRYVYNVEVALSGARALGKLPEGVKEAPAPGSLTPEKFNPRKKERVIVIGAGPAGLFCANRLADSGVETILLDRGQPVEVRGRDVSALMHRGELKEDSNICFGEGGAGTWSDGKLYTRVNDVRVRHVLETIVALGGPEEILINGKPHLGTDRLVALCKAFRAHLIGEGCQVRFGAFVSELIVEEERGERVVKGVRLRDGERIDADRVVLAVGHSAREMYRHLADLKVAMEPKPFAVGFRVEHRQELINSIQYGKYADLPDLPAADYRLAENLGKGAERRGIYSFCMCPGGQVVPSHTLPDGICVNGMSHASRKGHWANSALVVSVRPEDFGAFGPIDELDDYDGLLAGMAFQHEAERRAYKLGGGGFVAPAQRVSDFKQGVASTSVRKTTYKTGIAPADLSSCYPAFVIDALRVALDGFERRMRGFVSDDALLIGVETRTSAPVQIDRDATSYQSTSVARLYPCGEGSGYGGGIVSAAIDGLRVAETILETLSV; from the coding sequence ATGAACCAGTCGAAGAGCAAGCGTCTGCGCGTGGGCGATCTGCGCGTGGACTTTCAGTCCGATGAGAGTGAGCTTCGCGCTCAGGCCGCCAAAAAGTTGGGGGTGAGCCCCTCGGACATCGAGGAGGTTGAGATCCTTAAACGCAGCCTCGATGCACGTGGTCGGCCGCGCTACGTCTACAATGTGGAGGTGGCGCTCAGCGGGGCGCGCGCGTTGGGCAAGCTGCCCGAGGGGGTCAAAGAGGCGCCGGCGCCCGGGAGCCTTACGCCCGAGAAGTTCAATCCCCGCAAGAAGGAGCGGGTCATCGTCATCGGCGCCGGCCCCGCCGGGCTCTTCTGCGCCAACCGACTTGCGGACAGCGGCGTGGAGACGATCCTGCTCGACCGCGGGCAACCGGTCGAAGTTCGGGGGCGCGATGTCTCGGCGCTGATGCACCGGGGCGAACTCAAAGAAGACAGCAACATCTGCTTTGGTGAGGGCGGCGCCGGTACCTGGTCGGACGGCAAGCTCTACACGCGCGTCAACGATGTGCGCGTGCGCCATGTGCTTGAGACGATTGTGGCGCTCGGTGGCCCCGAAGAGATCCTCATCAACGGCAAACCGCACCTGGGCACCGACCGCCTGGTCGCGCTCTGCAAAGCCTTCCGCGCCCACCTGATTGGTGAGGGATGTCAGGTGCGTTTCGGGGCTTTTGTCAGCGAACTCATCGTCGAGGAGGAGCGCGGTGAGCGCGTGGTCAAGGGCGTGCGCCTGCGCGACGGGGAGCGCATCGACGCCGACCGCGTCGTGCTGGCCGTGGGTCACTCCGCCCGCGAGATGTACCGCCACCTGGCCGACCTAAAGGTCGCCATGGAGCCCAAACCCTTCGCGGTGGGTTTTCGGGTGGAGCATCGTCAGGAGCTCATCAACAGCATTCAGTACGGCAAGTACGCCGATCTTCCCGATCTTCCGGCGGCCGACTACCGCCTGGCCGAGAACCTGGGCAAAGGCGCAGAACGCCGGGGCATCTACAGCTTCTGCATGTGCCCGGGCGGTCAGGTCGTGCCCTCGCACACCCTTCCGGACGGCATCTGTGTCAACGGCATGAGCCACGCCAGCCGCAAAGGGCACTGGGCCAACTCGGCGCTGGTGGTCAGCGTGCGCCCCGAAGACTTTGGCGCCTTCGGCCCCATCGATGAGCTCGACGACTACGACGGGTTGCTCGCCGGGATGGCCTTTCAGCATGAAGCGGAGCGACGCGCCTACAAACTTGGCGGCGGCGGCTTTGTGGCGCCGGCCCAGCGCGTCAGCGACTTCAAGCAGGGCGTGGCCAGCACCTCGGTGCGCAAGACGACCTACAAGACGGGCATTGCGCCGGCCGATCTTTCGAGCTGCTATCCCGCCTTTGTGATCGACGCGCTGCGCGTGGCGCTGGATGGTTTTGAGCGACGTATGCGCGGGTTTGTGAGCGACGACGCGCTGCTCATCGGCGTGGAGACGCGCACCAGCGCGCCGGTGCAGATCGACCGCGACGCGACCTCCTACCAGTCGACCTCGGTGGCCAGGCTCTACCCCTGCGGCGAGGGCAGCGGCTATGGCGGCGGCATCGTCAGCGCGGCCATTGATGGGTTGAGGGTGGCCGAGACCATCCTGGAGACGCTCAGCGTCTGA
- a CDS encoding nucleotide exchange factor GrpE, translating into MTTALLMILMLAVALVALALFFSYHRRELRRLQSHHRAELAQADDDHSRRVERLGREHSQELQYAHHPVVRDILPALDALDEGLRHSAPNTEEQALYEGLKLARGSLVQALQRHGIERVEPAPGEAFDPQWHEAIGTRQSDEVPAGSVLSCLRAGYRHQDRQLRTAMVEVAAAQRSDARSPRDEDSPSDDEPSSSGGSPDSISSAATSGSDSPDSPSS; encoded by the coding sequence ATGACGACTGCACTACTGATGATACTCATGCTGGCGGTGGCGCTGGTGGCGCTGGCCCTCTTTTTTTCCTACCACCGCCGCGAGCTGCGCCGGCTGCAGAGCCACCACCGCGCCGAGCTGGCGCAGGCCGATGACGATCATAGCCGTCGTGTGGAACGGCTGGGCCGCGAGCACAGCCAGGAGCTGCAGTATGCGCATCACCCGGTGGTGCGCGACATCCTCCCTGCCCTCGATGCCCTCGATGAGGGGCTGCGCCACAGTGCCCCGAACACAGAAGAGCAGGCGCTGTATGAGGGGCTCAAGCTGGCGAGGGGGTCGCTTGTGCAAGCGTTGCAGCGTCACGGGATTGAGCGCGTAGAACCTGCCCCGGGTGAGGCTTTTGATCCTCAATGGCATGAGGCCATCGGCACCCGCCAGAGCGATGAAGTTCCCGCCGGAAGCGTGCTCAGCTGCCTGCGCGCGGGCTACCGCCACCAGGATCGCCAGCTGCGCACGGCGATGGTCGAGGTGGCCGCCGCTCAGCGCTCCGATGCCCGGTCGCCTCGCGACGAGGATTCGCCCTCGGATGATGAACCCTCGTCTTCGGGCGGCTCCCCGGACTCCATCTCTTCGGCGGCGACCTCGGGCTCAGACTCCCCCGACTCCCCTTCTTCCTGA
- a CDS encoding PAS domain-containing sensor histidine kinase: MSETVAAEMINFARVLDELREPVAVCDATGQLIYVNRLARAFLGIAQGAALPGLNLTQRETFSQMRLQPAEDGREEYFLGGVSLKGCERETVSVSLAPMGDGNYRVLFEPETDARLAPIIDQIDALVAICDGRRQVRLANAALTRVLGLAPGEDPDCDLLDIFAPEERPLLRVAASRALAGATPEPVSTRLVGSDLPDGGELVQVRIRPIAPGEGAQRRPMRGLVVVVQPSQSSLEELKRRFARAEELMSLGQLAAGVAHELKNPLTSILNYADYLLRKYRGQLFDPRDGERLQHIIEGVERIDRFVRDLLNLAGTEGATLEEIELHGCIRTAVGLCEVPLEQHQVEVCYELAESPLALLGHAGGLQQIFVNLITNAARAMDGPGGRIVIRTRVEDDEAVVEVSDNACGMAPSVLDRAFEPFFTTSTNGSGSGLGLSLVGRIVEQHGGSVSAQSEEGSGTTFTVRLPVLPTA; the protein is encoded by the coding sequence ATGAGTGAGACCGTCGCAGCCGAGATGATCAACTTTGCGCGGGTGCTCGATGAGCTGCGTGAGCCAGTGGCCGTGTGTGACGCCACCGGGCAGCTGATCTATGTCAACCGCCTGGCGCGAGCCTTTCTGGGCATCGCGCAGGGGGCGGCGCTGCCCGGGTTGAACCTCACCCAGCGCGAGACCTTCTCGCAGATGCGCCTGCAGCCCGCTGAAGACGGGCGCGAGGAGTACTTTTTGGGCGGCGTCTCGCTCAAAGGATGTGAGCGCGAGACGGTCTCGGTGAGCCTCGCGCCGATGGGCGATGGCAACTACCGCGTGCTCTTTGAGCCGGAGACCGATGCGCGCCTGGCGCCCATCATCGACCAGATCGATGCGCTGGTGGCGATCTGCGACGGGCGCCGCCAGGTGCGACTGGCCAACGCCGCGCTCACCCGGGTGCTGGGGCTTGCGCCGGGCGAAGATCCCGACTGCGATCTTCTCGACATCTTCGCGCCGGAGGAGCGTCCGCTTTTGAGGGTGGCGGCTTCCCGTGCGCTGGCCGGTGCGACGCCGGAGCCGGTCTCCACGCGCCTGGTCGGCAGCGACCTGCCCGATGGCGGGGAGCTTGTGCAGGTGCGCATCCGCCCGATCGCGCCAGGGGAGGGCGCCCAGCGCCGCCCGATGCGCGGGCTTGTGGTGGTGGTACAACCCAGTCAGTCTTCGCTCGAAGAGCTCAAGCGCCGCTTTGCCCGCGCTGAGGAGCTGATGAGCCTCGGCCAGCTCGCCGCGGGCGTAGCCCACGAGCTCAAGAACCCGCTCACGAGCATCCTCAACTACGCCGACTACCTGCTGCGTAAGTACCGCGGGCAGCTCTTTGACCCGCGCGATGGTGAGCGCCTTCAGCACATCATTGAGGGGGTGGAGCGCATCGATCGTTTTGTACGTGACCTGCTCAATCTGGCCGGGACCGAGGGCGCGACGCTCGAAGAGATCGAACTTCACGGCTGCATTCGCACCGCCGTGGGGCTCTGTGAGGTTCCCCTGGAGCAGCACCAGGTAGAGGTATGCTACGAGCTTGCCGAGTCGCCCCTGGCGCTCCTGGGGCACGCTGGTGGCCTGCAGCAGATCTTTGTGAACCTGATCACCAACGCCGCCCGTGCGATGGACGGGCCGGGCGGGCGGATCGTCATCCGCACCCGCGTCGAAGACGACGAGGCCGTGGTGGAGGTCTCGGATAACGCCTGCGGGATGGCCCCCTCGGTGCTCGACCGGGCGTTTGAGCCTTTCTTTACGACCTCCACCAACGGCAGCGGCTCCGGGCTGGGGCTCTCGCTCGTTGGCCGCATCGTGGAGCAGCACGGGGGCAGCGTCAGCGCCCAGTCTGAGGAGGGCTCGGGCACGACCTTTACGGTGCGTCTTCCCGTTTTACCCACAGCGTGA
- a CDS encoding PAS domain-containing protein, whose protein sequence is MTQTSVPTIWIVDALDERAAEIAELLAPLHATLRLYADARKAVFHARRSAPDLVVLGVEECTIPSDEILGWTRQFNETANMPVILVYQDGESAEVVDRAMAHGATDALERVRLHKELLRRVRWRLPTSRSEKGRRDEATRSFEFLERVIHASPNAIVAARRTGEVVLFNAAAQRVLGWSESEAMELNVRELYPPQGAERIMHMLRSRQHGGPGRIESLREEVVDRHGERIPVEISAALVMEDDLEVATVGIFTDLRQRLAMEERLQEAFETLERTQRQAVIAELAGAAAHELNQPLTSLMGYAELLQRQGHSAEQAERAVDTIHQEARRISEIVRKIGRITRYKTKEYAGGELIVDLDEAGPSEVVPTPPSERGDGL, encoded by the coding sequence ATGACGCAGACCTCTGTACCGACCATCTGGATTGTGGACGCGCTCGACGAGCGCGCCGCGGAGATCGCCGAGCTTCTGGCTCCGCTTCACGCGACGTTGCGTCTTTACGCCGACGCGCGAAAGGCGGTCTTCCACGCGCGCCGCTCCGCGCCCGACCTTGTGGTGCTCGGCGTCGAGGAGTGCACGATTCCGTCCGATGAGATCCTGGGCTGGACGCGGCAGTTCAATGAGACGGCGAACATGCCGGTGATTCTCGTCTACCAGGATGGTGAGAGCGCGGAAGTTGTCGATCGTGCGATGGCGCACGGTGCGACCGATGCGCTGGAGCGCGTCCGGCTGCACAAGGAGCTTCTGCGGCGGGTGCGCTGGCGCCTGCCGACATCGCGAAGCGAGAAGGGCCGGCGCGATGAGGCGACGCGATCCTTTGAGTTTTTGGAGCGCGTGATTCACGCCAGCCCCAACGCCATTGTGGCTGCGCGCCGCACTGGCGAGGTGGTGCTCTTTAACGCGGCGGCTCAGCGGGTGCTCGGCTGGAGCGAGAGCGAGGCGATGGAGCTCAACGTACGTGAGCTTTATCCGCCTCAGGGTGCCGAGCGCATCATGCATATGCTGCGTAGCCGGCAGCATGGCGGGCCGGGGCGCATCGAGTCGCTTCGCGAAGAGGTCGTCGATCGCCATGGCGAGCGCATCCCGGTGGAGATCTCGGCCGCCCTGGTGATGGAGGACGACCTGGAGGTGGCCACCGTGGGCATCTTCACCGATCTTCGCCAGCGTCTGGCCATGGAGGAGCGACTTCAGGAGGCCTTTGAGACCCTTGAGCGCACCCAGCGTCAGGCGGTGATCGCCGAGTTGGCCGGCGCTGCCGCGCACGAACTCAACCAACCTTTGACCAGCCTGATGGGGTATGCGGAGCTCTTGCAACGCCAGGGGCACAGCGCCGAGCAGGCGGAGCGCGCGGTCGATACGATCCACCAGGAGGCGCGTCGTATCAGTGAGATCGTGCGCAAGATCGGGCGTATCACACGCTACAAGACCAAAGAGTACGCGGGGGGAGAGCTGATTGTTGATCTGGATGAAGCAGGACCCTCCGAGGTGGTGCCCACACCCCCCTCGGAGCGAGGAGATGGCCTATGA